In Taeniopygia guttata chromosome Z, bTaeGut7.mat, whole genome shotgun sequence, one genomic interval encodes:
- the TRIM23 gene encoding E3 ubiquitin-protein ligase TRIM23 isoform X2, whose amino-acid sequence MKWVLECGVCEDVFSLQGDKVPRLLLCGHTVCHDCLTRLPLHGRAVRCPFDRQVTELGDSGVWGLKKNFALLELLERLQNGPTGQYWTAEEGIGLSGESIIRCDEDEAHVASVYCTVCATHLCADCSQLSHSTKTLAKHRRVPLADKPHEKTMCSQHQVHAIEFVCLEEGCQASPLMCCVCKEYGKHQGHKHSVLEPEANQIRASILDMAHCIRTFTEEISDYSRKLVGIVQHIEGGEQIVEDGVGMAHTEHVPGTAENARSCVRAYFSDLHETLCRQEEMALSVVDAHVREKLIWLRQQQEDMTILLSQVSTACLHCEKTLQQDDCRVVLAKQEITRLLETLQKQQQQFTELADHVQLDASIPVTFTKDNRVHIGPKMEIRVVTLGLDGAGKTTILFKLKQDEFMQPIPTIGFNVETVEYKNLKFTIWDVGGKHKLRPLWKHYYLNTQAVVFVVDSSHRDRVSEAYSELAKLLTEKELRDALLLIFANKQDVAGALPVEEITELLSLHKLCCGRSWYIQGCDARSGTGLYEGLDWLSRQLVAAGVLDVA is encoded by the exons ATGAAGTGG gTTCTTGAGTGTGGGGTCTGTGAAGATGTATTTTCTCTGCAAGGGGACAAAGTTCCCCGGCTGCTTTTGTGTGGTCATACTGTCTGCCATGACTGTCTTACCCGGCTTCCCCTTCATGGCAGAGCAGTTCGTTGTCCTTTTGATCGACAAGTTACTGAACTAG GAGATTCTGGTGTCTGGGGATTGAAAAAGAACTTTGCTTTGTTGGAACTCTTGGAACGGTTGCAGAATGGACCTACTGGGCAGTATTGGACAGCTGAAGAAGGCATTGGTCTGTCTGGAGAG AGTATCATTCGTTGCGATGAAGATGAAGCCCATGTTGCATCCGTGTATTGCACTGTTTGTGCCACTCACCTGTGTGCAGACTGTTCCCAGCTTTCTCATTCTACTAAGACTCTGGCGAAGCACAGGCGTGTACCTCTTGCTGATAAGCCTCACGAGAAGACGATGTGCTCCCAACACCAAGTGCATGCCATTGAGTTTGTTTGTTTAGAAGAGGGCTGTCAGGCGAGTCCTCTCATGTGTTGTGTCTGCAAAGAATATGGGAAGCATCAAGGTCATAAG CATTCTGTCTTGGAACCAGAAGCGAACCAGATTCGTGCATCCATTTTAGACATGGCTCACTGTATAAGaactttcacagaagaaatCTCAGATTATTCCAGAAAATTAGTTGGAATTGTTCAGCATATAGAAGGAGGAGAACAAATAGTTGAAGATGGAGTTGGAATGGCCCATACTGAACAt GTACCAGGAACTGCAGAGAATGCTCGCTCGTGTGTCAGAGCCTATTTTTCTGATCTTCATGAAACCCTTTGTCGTCAGGAGGAAATGGCTCTTAGTGTTGTTGATGCTCATGTGAGAGAGAAGTTGATTTGGCTTAGGCAACAGCAAGAAGATATGACCATTCTCCTGTCACAGGTTTCAACAGCTTGCCTTCACTGTGAAAAGACTTTGCAACAG GATGACTGCAGAGTAGTGTTGGCCAAACAGGAAATTACAAGATTACTAGAGACAttacagaaacagcagcagcaatttacAGAACTTGCAGATCATGTCCAGCTGGATGCTAGCATACCTGTCACTTTTACAAAG GACAACAGGGTACATATTGGACCAAAAATGGAAATTCGGGTTGTTACTTTAGGACTAGATGGAGCTGGCAAAACAACTATTTTGTTTAAGTTAAAGCAAGATGAATTCATGCAGCCAATTCCAACAATAG gTTTTAACGTTGAAACAGTAGAATacaagaatttaaaatttactaTTTGGGATGTAGGAGGAAAGCACAAATTGAGGCCTTTGTGGAAACATTATTATCTCAATACGCAAG CGGTGGTCTTTGTTGTTGATAGCAGTCACAGAGACAGGGTCAGTGAAGCGTACAGTGAACTTGCAAAATTATTAACAGAGAAGGAATTGCGGGATGCCTTGCTCTTGATCTTTGCTAATAAACAG GATGTAGCAGGTGCTCTTCCCGTGGAAGAAATCACAGAACTGTTGAGTCTCCACAAACTCTGCTGTGGCCGTAGCTGGTATATTCAGGGTTGTGATGCCCGAAGTGGTACAGGACTTTATGAAGGATTGGACTGGCTTTCAAGGCAGCTAGTGGCTGCTGGTGTCCTGGATGTGGCTTAA
- the TRIM23 gene encoding E3 ubiquitin-protein ligase TRIM23 isoform X1, with protein sequence MAALAVNKAGPESGRGPAGGGRGPAGAAVKVLECGVCEDVFSLQGDKVPRLLLCGHTVCHDCLTRLPLHGRAVRCPFDRQVTELGDSGVWGLKKNFALLELLERLQNGPTGQYWTAEEGIGLSGESIIRCDEDEAHVASVYCTVCATHLCADCSQLSHSTKTLAKHRRVPLADKPHEKTMCSQHQVHAIEFVCLEEGCQASPLMCCVCKEYGKHQGHKHSVLEPEANQIRASILDMAHCIRTFTEEISDYSRKLVGIVQHIEGGEQIVEDGVGMAHTEHVPGTAENARSCVRAYFSDLHETLCRQEEMALSVVDAHVREKLIWLRQQQEDMTILLSQVSTACLHCEKTLQQDDCRVVLAKQEITRLLETLQKQQQQFTELADHVQLDASIPVTFTKDNRVHIGPKMEIRVVTLGLDGAGKTTILFKLKQDEFMQPIPTIGFNVETVEYKNLKFTIWDVGGKHKLRPLWKHYYLNTQAVVFVVDSSHRDRVSEAYSELAKLLTEKELRDALLLIFANKQDVAGALPVEEITELLSLHKLCCGRSWYIQGCDARSGTGLYEGLDWLSRQLVAAGVLDVA encoded by the exons ATGGCGGCCCTGGCTGTAAACAAGGCCGGGCCGGAGAGTGGCCGCGGGCCTGCTGGTGGCGGTCGCGGCCCGGCGGGCGCTGCGGTGAAG gTTCTTGAGTGTGGGGTCTGTGAAGATGTATTTTCTCTGCAAGGGGACAAAGTTCCCCGGCTGCTTTTGTGTGGTCATACTGTCTGCCATGACTGTCTTACCCGGCTTCCCCTTCATGGCAGAGCAGTTCGTTGTCCTTTTGATCGACAAGTTACTGAACTAG GAGATTCTGGTGTCTGGGGATTGAAAAAGAACTTTGCTTTGTTGGAACTCTTGGAACGGTTGCAGAATGGACCTACTGGGCAGTATTGGACAGCTGAAGAAGGCATTGGTCTGTCTGGAGAG AGTATCATTCGTTGCGATGAAGATGAAGCCCATGTTGCATCCGTGTATTGCACTGTTTGTGCCACTCACCTGTGTGCAGACTGTTCCCAGCTTTCTCATTCTACTAAGACTCTGGCGAAGCACAGGCGTGTACCTCTTGCTGATAAGCCTCACGAGAAGACGATGTGCTCCCAACACCAAGTGCATGCCATTGAGTTTGTTTGTTTAGAAGAGGGCTGTCAGGCGAGTCCTCTCATGTGTTGTGTCTGCAAAGAATATGGGAAGCATCAAGGTCATAAG CATTCTGTCTTGGAACCAGAAGCGAACCAGATTCGTGCATCCATTTTAGACATGGCTCACTGTATAAGaactttcacagaagaaatCTCAGATTATTCCAGAAAATTAGTTGGAATTGTTCAGCATATAGAAGGAGGAGAACAAATAGTTGAAGATGGAGTTGGAATGGCCCATACTGAACAt GTACCAGGAACTGCAGAGAATGCTCGCTCGTGTGTCAGAGCCTATTTTTCTGATCTTCATGAAACCCTTTGTCGTCAGGAGGAAATGGCTCTTAGTGTTGTTGATGCTCATGTGAGAGAGAAGTTGATTTGGCTTAGGCAACAGCAAGAAGATATGACCATTCTCCTGTCACAGGTTTCAACAGCTTGCCTTCACTGTGAAAAGACTTTGCAACAG GATGACTGCAGAGTAGTGTTGGCCAAACAGGAAATTACAAGATTACTAGAGACAttacagaaacagcagcagcaatttacAGAACTTGCAGATCATGTCCAGCTGGATGCTAGCATACCTGTCACTTTTACAAAG GACAACAGGGTACATATTGGACCAAAAATGGAAATTCGGGTTGTTACTTTAGGACTAGATGGAGCTGGCAAAACAACTATTTTGTTTAAGTTAAAGCAAGATGAATTCATGCAGCCAATTCCAACAATAG gTTTTAACGTTGAAACAGTAGAATacaagaatttaaaatttactaTTTGGGATGTAGGAGGAAAGCACAAATTGAGGCCTTTGTGGAAACATTATTATCTCAATACGCAAG CGGTGGTCTTTGTTGTTGATAGCAGTCACAGAGACAGGGTCAGTGAAGCGTACAGTGAACTTGCAAAATTATTAACAGAGAAGGAATTGCGGGATGCCTTGCTCTTGATCTTTGCTAATAAACAG GATGTAGCAGGTGCTCTTCCCGTGGAAGAAATCACAGAACTGTTGAGTCTCCACAAACTCTGCTGTGGCCGTAGCTGGTATATTCAGGGTTGTGATGCCCGAAGTGGTACAGGACTTTATGAAGGATTGGACTGGCTTTCAAGGCAGCTAGTGGCTGCTGGTGTCCTGGATGTGGCTTAA
- the TRIM23 gene encoding E3 ubiquitin-protein ligase TRIM23 isoform X3 — protein sequence MAALAVNKAGPESGRGPAGGGRGPAGAAVKVLECGVCEDVFSLQGDKVPRLLLCGHTVCHDCLTRLPLHGRAVRCPFDRQVTELGDSGVWGLKKNFALLELLERLQNGPTGQYWTAEEGIGLSGEHSVLEPEANQIRASILDMAHCIRTFTEEISDYSRKLVGIVQHIEGGEQIVEDGVGMAHTEHVPGTAENARSCVRAYFSDLHETLCRQEEMALSVVDAHVREKLIWLRQQQEDMTILLSQVSTACLHCEKTLQQDDCRVVLAKQEITRLLETLQKQQQQFTELADHVQLDASIPVTFTKDNRVHIGPKMEIRVVTLGLDGAGKTTILFKLKQDEFMQPIPTIGFNVETVEYKNLKFTIWDVGGKHKLRPLWKHYYLNTQAVVFVVDSSHRDRVSEAYSELAKLLTEKELRDALLLIFANKQDVAGALPVEEITELLSLHKLCCGRSWYIQGCDARSGTGLYEGLDWLSRQLVAAGVLDVA from the exons ATGGCGGCCCTGGCTGTAAACAAGGCCGGGCCGGAGAGTGGCCGCGGGCCTGCTGGTGGCGGTCGCGGCCCGGCGGGCGCTGCGGTGAAG gTTCTTGAGTGTGGGGTCTGTGAAGATGTATTTTCTCTGCAAGGGGACAAAGTTCCCCGGCTGCTTTTGTGTGGTCATACTGTCTGCCATGACTGTCTTACCCGGCTTCCCCTTCATGGCAGAGCAGTTCGTTGTCCTTTTGATCGACAAGTTACTGAACTAG GAGATTCTGGTGTCTGGGGATTGAAAAAGAACTTTGCTTTGTTGGAACTCTTGGAACGGTTGCAGAATGGACCTACTGGGCAGTATTGGACAGCTGAAGAAGGCATTGGTCTGTCTGGAGAG CATTCTGTCTTGGAACCAGAAGCGAACCAGATTCGTGCATCCATTTTAGACATGGCTCACTGTATAAGaactttcacagaagaaatCTCAGATTATTCCAGAAAATTAGTTGGAATTGTTCAGCATATAGAAGGAGGAGAACAAATAGTTGAAGATGGAGTTGGAATGGCCCATACTGAACAt GTACCAGGAACTGCAGAGAATGCTCGCTCGTGTGTCAGAGCCTATTTTTCTGATCTTCATGAAACCCTTTGTCGTCAGGAGGAAATGGCTCTTAGTGTTGTTGATGCTCATGTGAGAGAGAAGTTGATTTGGCTTAGGCAACAGCAAGAAGATATGACCATTCTCCTGTCACAGGTTTCAACAGCTTGCCTTCACTGTGAAAAGACTTTGCAACAG GATGACTGCAGAGTAGTGTTGGCCAAACAGGAAATTACAAGATTACTAGAGACAttacagaaacagcagcagcaatttacAGAACTTGCAGATCATGTCCAGCTGGATGCTAGCATACCTGTCACTTTTACAAAG GACAACAGGGTACATATTGGACCAAAAATGGAAATTCGGGTTGTTACTTTAGGACTAGATGGAGCTGGCAAAACAACTATTTTGTTTAAGTTAAAGCAAGATGAATTCATGCAGCCAATTCCAACAATAG gTTTTAACGTTGAAACAGTAGAATacaagaatttaaaatttactaTTTGGGATGTAGGAGGAAAGCACAAATTGAGGCCTTTGTGGAAACATTATTATCTCAATACGCAAG CGGTGGTCTTTGTTGTTGATAGCAGTCACAGAGACAGGGTCAGTGAAGCGTACAGTGAACTTGCAAAATTATTAACAGAGAAGGAATTGCGGGATGCCTTGCTCTTGATCTTTGCTAATAAACAG GATGTAGCAGGTGCTCTTCCCGTGGAAGAAATCACAGAACTGTTGAGTCTCCACAAACTCTGCTGTGGCCGTAGCTGGTATATTCAGGGTTGTGATGCCCGAAGTGGTACAGGACTTTATGAAGGATTGGACTGGCTTTCAAGGCAGCTAGTGGCTGCTGGTGTCCTGGATGTGGCTTAA
- the TRIM23 gene encoding E3 ubiquitin-protein ligase TRIM23 isoform X4 has product MCSQHQVHAIEFVCLEEGCQASPLMCCVCKEYGKHQGHKHSVLEPEANQIRASILDMAHCIRTFTEEISDYSRKLVGIVQHIEGGEQIVEDGVGMAHTEHVPGTAENARSCVRAYFSDLHETLCRQEEMALSVVDAHVREKLIWLRQQQEDMTILLSQVSTACLHCEKTLQQDDCRVVLAKQEITRLLETLQKQQQQFTELADHVQLDASIPVTFTKDNRVHIGPKMEIRVVTLGLDGAGKTTILFKLKQDEFMQPIPTIGFNVETVEYKNLKFTIWDVGGKHKLRPLWKHYYLNTQAVVFVVDSSHRDRVSEAYSELAKLLTEKELRDALLLIFANKQDVAGALPVEEITELLSLHKLCCGRSWYIQGCDARSGTGLYEGLDWLSRQLVAAGVLDVA; this is encoded by the exons ATGTGCTCCCAACACCAAGTGCATGCCATTGAGTTTGTTTGTTTAGAAGAGGGCTGTCAGGCGAGTCCTCTCATGTGTTGTGTCTGCAAAGAATATGGGAAGCATCAAGGTCATAAG CATTCTGTCTTGGAACCAGAAGCGAACCAGATTCGTGCATCCATTTTAGACATGGCTCACTGTATAAGaactttcacagaagaaatCTCAGATTATTCCAGAAAATTAGTTGGAATTGTTCAGCATATAGAAGGAGGAGAACAAATAGTTGAAGATGGAGTTGGAATGGCCCATACTGAACAt GTACCAGGAACTGCAGAGAATGCTCGCTCGTGTGTCAGAGCCTATTTTTCTGATCTTCATGAAACCCTTTGTCGTCAGGAGGAAATGGCTCTTAGTGTTGTTGATGCTCATGTGAGAGAGAAGTTGATTTGGCTTAGGCAACAGCAAGAAGATATGACCATTCTCCTGTCACAGGTTTCAACAGCTTGCCTTCACTGTGAAAAGACTTTGCAACAG GATGACTGCAGAGTAGTGTTGGCCAAACAGGAAATTACAAGATTACTAGAGACAttacagaaacagcagcagcaatttacAGAACTTGCAGATCATGTCCAGCTGGATGCTAGCATACCTGTCACTTTTACAAAG GACAACAGGGTACATATTGGACCAAAAATGGAAATTCGGGTTGTTACTTTAGGACTAGATGGAGCTGGCAAAACAACTATTTTGTTTAAGTTAAAGCAAGATGAATTCATGCAGCCAATTCCAACAATAG gTTTTAACGTTGAAACAGTAGAATacaagaatttaaaatttactaTTTGGGATGTAGGAGGAAAGCACAAATTGAGGCCTTTGTGGAAACATTATTATCTCAATACGCAAG CGGTGGTCTTTGTTGTTGATAGCAGTCACAGAGACAGGGTCAGTGAAGCGTACAGTGAACTTGCAAAATTATTAACAGAGAAGGAATTGCGGGATGCCTTGCTCTTGATCTTTGCTAATAAACAG GATGTAGCAGGTGCTCTTCCCGTGGAAGAAATCACAGAACTGTTGAGTCTCCACAAACTCTGCTGTGGCCGTAGCTGGTATATTCAGGGTTGTGATGCCCGAAGTGGTACAGGACTTTATGAAGGATTGGACTGGCTTTCAAGGCAGCTAGTGGCTGCTGGTGTCCTGGATGTGGCTTAA
- the SHLD3 gene encoding shieldin complex subunit 3, with product MEVVLHCRPHQRDLINLQKLAEAAVKEFPIRQLPRFAPWFSNDLRRLPLKPKKQAPVISCEEAEELKQLSTPSEYVAGSPDYDCTKNLLEFHSSMKHGPTLIQAQAVHKPINLDYQGEPPSNEDKKLKRSWSVSLPRAKLKEKIHPLSQELQNNLERLKLHAFCRAKWTIEQSLCKNQNLEDVWIKLNRLIKQNELPSCNATIQRSMGQIWIFCDILYCEYVRNILREKLSLTDKMNLLVHKYGIIFSL from the coding sequence ATGGAAGTGGTCTTGCACTGTCGACCACATCAGAGAGATCTAATAAATTTGCAGAAACTtgcagaagcagcagtgaaggAGTTTCCCATTCGCCAGTTACCAAGATTTGCACCCTGGTTTTCAAATGATTTACGCAGACTTCCCCTCAAACCAAAAAAGCAGGCACCTGTTATTTCTTGTGAGGAAGCAGAAGAATTGAAACAGCTTTCTACACCTTCAGAATATGTTGCAGGATCTCCTGATTATGACTGCACAAAAAATCTCCTTGAGTTTCACTCTAGCATGAAACATGGTCCAACTTTAATCCAAGCACAAGCTGTTCACAAACCCATTAACTTGGACTATCAAGGAGAACCACCATCTAATGAagataaaaaattgaaaagatcTTGGAGTGTCTCTCTCCCTAGAGCTAAACTCAAAGAAAAGATTCATCCTTTATCTCAAGAACTCCAGAATAATTTGGAAAGATTAAAGCTGCATGCATTTTGTAGAGCCAAGTGGACAATTGAACAATCTCTTTGTAAAAACCAGAATTTGGAGGACGTATGGATAAAATTGAATAGACTCATTAAACAGAATGAATTGCCATCTTGCAATGCTACTATCCAAAGATCTATGGGACAGATATGGATTTTCTGTGATATATTATACTGTGAATATGTTAGAAATATTCTTAGGGAAAAGCTAAGCCTTACAGATAAAATGAATTTGCTTGTACATAAATATGGAATTATATTTAGTTTATAA